GTTCTCTGCACTTTCCAGCTACCTGTTCTCTTGTGGCGTTCAGCTGATTTGGCTTATTTTTTTGGTTCGTATATTGAAGGAGGTTCTTGCGTCGATTCCTTTTGCTCCAAAAATATCCAATTCGAGATCGCAGCAGTAGGCACCCAGTTTGGCAGGCAACTAGATAAGCAAGTGATGAcatttgatttttggaaaattcagtTGTTGATCCAATTAGATCAACCCCAAGTCCAGCTTCTGTGATATTTAGAAGATGGCGAACTTGTACAGCGAAATTGTTTTCAACATTCAACATGCGGAGTTCGTTAACCGGTCTTCCTAGTTTTGCTGAGTCTTCTATCCTGTCTCAGTTGCACAAGCTGAGGAATTTGTCTAGGCTGCTCGATTCTGCACTGGACTGTTAACTAAACTACTACCCAATTCCCACCTAATTTGCTATGATGACGAAACGTTAAACCTCCTGAGTAACCTCCTGAGTCACAACTGCCTAGAGGAAAGCTTCAGAATATAGAGACCAACACAGTGAAGCCTTTGACAGACACATGAAGGAATGGATGTACTGCTAAAAAGCATTATGCAGAAACAAGATCCTACACCAGTAACTTCACATCGTCTTCAACTAGAAAGATATAGTAGACATAACTTTCACCGGACATTATATTATCTTACATCACGATTCATTTGGATCCGGGAAGCGACATATTCTAGTATTCAACATCAAGAACGAGATGCAGCATATGTGAATCATTTAGCTCAGTCATAGTTCAGAGGTCTTCTTGTTTACTGCTCAAGGATTCTGCAATCTTCTTGGCAATGCAATATGCAGTGGACTCAATGGTGATCATGGGGTTGACCCCAATTGCTGTAGGCATCAACTTCCATCACAGACAAACAAGCCCTTAGCTTCCCAGCTCTCCCCGCTCTCATCCACTGCACCATCTCTCTCGCTAGCCCCGATCCTACAACTTCCCATGGGATGTGCACAGCAGTACAAGTTCCACAGCTCTTCTCTTGACGTGGGCCCTCCACTGATCACGATGTCGTTCAAGAACTCTTCGATGTCTTCTTCCTTAGTCCCTTGGCATTTCATCCTCTGCCCATCGCTCCTGTGCGTTCCCACTTCCTCAGCGCCTGCAGCAATCAGTATCCTCAGGGCTTGCCTCAGCCCGATTTTCATGTGCTCCTTGTCGAATTCGCTTAGGTTGTAGACGATTTTCCCCTCCTCTCTCACTTCTCCCGAGCCCTTGTCTCGGACCAGTGTAAAGAGATGGGCAGTCCTCGAATACTTTCTCATTCTTTCCTTCATGTTGGCGCCCGAAGTCCAAGGACATAAGGCAGAAAATAGGCCGGGCCCGAGGAAGGAGTTTCTATAATCGCTGGGACAGGGGCGCCGGTTTCCGAGACAACCCTGTTGAGCGAAGTGATGATTCCTCCTTCGTATACTTTGCCTTGGATCCCAGTCAGATTCTCTGGGAAATACCCCCAAGCGAAAGCGCACGGGTGCAAATGCAGGTTCCTCCCAATGTTTGGGTTCTTCAGGCCGCTTGAGATCAGCAGCGGTGGTGTTGAGACTGCGCTGCACGCAGCGATCGTCACTTTAGCCTCGATGTGAAGCTCCTTTGTGACGTCCTTGTTGAGGACAGATGATGCAATCACTCCTAagcatttttgggtttttctccATGTGGGGTATTTTCCAGAATGAGCTTCTTGGCCTTGCAACCCGTTAAGATGACCGCTCCATTCTCTACTGCGTCCACCAACCACGTTGAATCGGTCCCCTTCTTGTCCCCTGTCCTACACCCATAACAGCAAGATCCACAGAAATGACCCTCTGATGAGTTCCTAGCGACAGCTTCGACTTTCAAGCCAAGACTCTCACACCCTTTCCTGAGAATTTGATTCTGAAACCCTTCCTGTTCACATTTCTGAGTGACACCAATCTTCTTGCACACAGCATCCATTGCAGAACCATAGTCAGGTGTTCCGAAAAGCCTTATCTTGTGATCCACCGACCATTCCTTCAGGACATGGCTCGGAGTCCTGATGCAAGCCGACCAGTTCACAGCGGACCCGCCGCCCACAGTGGAGCCGGCTAGGACCACGATTTTCCCGTCGACAGTGGACAGCAGTGCGCTGGATTCATACAGCTGATCCAGTGATGGCCCTTCTAGTGACGAGTAATCCTGCGGGACGAAGTAATTGCCCTTTTCAAGAACGACCACTTTTTGGCCTGAGTGTGCGAGGACTGCGGCAGCAACGCCTCCGCCACAGCCGGAGCCGATGATGACGACGTCACATTTGATCTTGAAGGCGTTGTGCTGCGGAATTTGAGTGACTTTGAGTCCCTTCTGGGTGAGGGATTGAATGAGGGATGAGTCAGTTTCATGCACGGTTTCCACAAGGCCTCTTTGAAGGGGCCTCTCTTGCTTGTTATGGGACTCGTTGGGTTTCTGTCTCTTGTCCACTCGGTACCCGATTGCTTCCCATGCTAGGTTGTTTGAGTTTTCATCTGTCTGCAAGAGGAAACGAGGAAGATAAAAGAAGAACAGAATTAAATCAATGTCTACGTATTATTTTAGCGTGGCACACTAATCTTCAAAAGTTCTGGACGCCTACTTGACccgtttcaaataagaacaatTTCTTTCAAAGTTgtagatttcaaaaaaaaaaaaaaaaaaactgttggcGGAAGAAAGATTATATGTCACAAGTTTTCCTATAACTTGGATAACCACTTGTacaatatgaacaaaaattgtCAATAATTCTTATactttatcaaattttattcgctttcttatattttatcaaattttattcGCTTTTCTTATCAACacctttaattaattaactgTTATatgatttatcaacttttttccaattaaattaccattaccaactctcatttgaCTGACTCAatagccattttttttttaatttatcaacttttgtcACCGTTTACAAACTCTTATTTGTATTCTTTTACAAACGCCTCTTACCATCTTTTTTCCccaactcatttttttcttgaatttaccAACTATACTATTGAGTTGCCACTTTTCATTGATTTGCTTATCAATCATATTTCTAGGATTAACTTTCGAACTAATTTTATATTTCGAACTCTTATTTAAACTAGTTAGAAatgtttatttggttttttagaCTACCAGTTTTCTCACCAATGCCTTTAATTTATTGATTGTTATATGAAATTACTAGCATATATTTGAGTGACTAACTAACTTTTCGGGTTAAGTAACCcaatagaaaaattatcaaataaacgtTTGTAACCAATTCGAGATGAGAGATGGTAACTAAATAACAATTTGGCataattggagaaaattttataaaacttttaaattatatttactaatttattataaaaatagatTACCCAATAGCATGTATTTGCTTCATATAAAAAATCATCTATCGGTTTTTTTACCATCACTAATTAAAGTCTACgagcatggaaaatgatttgTATTTTTTAGCACGGAACAATAAAAGTTCTCCCCTTTATTGAATTTGGTTTACGAAAtcaattcacaaaaaatgatgcgatttgaattttaattaaccGTTTCATAGGATCCACTATTTAAAGTGCACTTTGCCAATTTGCCATTGTCATTTGTGAAATAATTTGGTGCAAACTATAGagacactaaaaaaaaaagaaaaaaaagaaaaaaaaaaggtaacctTACCCTAGTGTAGAAGATGAAGAGacaataaattttgatcatcacGAAGACAACTCTCAGGGGAACCACGAACTTCTGTCTCGACCAGTTCAtgagaactctctctctcctctccacAGGCATTTCAGAGAAGTTGAGGATGAACGGCCATGTCGAAGCCAAGCACGAGCCCCAGCACAGCACGAGCATGCCCAGCCTGAAGGACAGCATCTTCAGCACTATGCTCACCATCACGACAACTTGGCGTTGAGCCCTCTTTGTCAAAATCTCTGCAACCTGCTCTCCATTATCATGGAAGGAATCAGAAACGAACACCTGCCATGGGTTCTGATAGAAGTGAACTATATAATAGGAAATTAGGGTCATGTCGTATGTATTGAGATTGGTCTATGAAATTGGTTTGGTGTAACGATTAGTTTTCCACGAGAGAATTAGATCACTAACGGTTCGAAGTGAAACAACAAGAAAGGGGCAGACTTTTGGAATTTCGATTAAATT
The sequence above is drawn from the Eucalyptus grandis isolate ANBG69807.140 chromosome 11, ASM1654582v1, whole genome shotgun sequence genome and encodes:
- the LOC104425697 gene encoding LOW QUALITY PROTEIN: long-chain-alcohol oxidase FAO2 (The sequence of the model RefSeq protein was modified relative to this genomic sequence to represent the inferred CDS: inserted 3 bases in 3 codons); translated protein: MAGECHPLLRGGRRESRYGHGFSPAQIQALAAICETLIPSVSLDSINPKIPHDDPALHGFYSASGSQPSVPDEVAEILTKRAQRQVVVMVSIVLKMLSFRLGMLVLCWGSCLASTWPFILNFSEMPVERRERVLMNWSRQKFVVPLRVVFVMIKIYCLFIFYTRTDENSNNLAWEAIGYRVDKRQKPNESHNKQERPLQRGLVETVHETDSSLIQSLTQKGLKVTQIPQHNAFKIKCDVVIIGSGCGGGVAAAVLAHSGQKVVVLEKGNYFVPQDYSSLEGPSLDQLYESSALLSTVDGKIVVLAGSTVGGGSAVNWSACIRTPSHVLKEWSVDHKIRLFGTPDYGSAMDAVCKKIGVTQKCEQEGFQNQILRKGCESLGLKVEAVARNSSEGHFCGSCCYGCRTGDKKGTDSTWLVDAVENGAVILTGCKAKKLILENTPHGXKTQKCLGVIASSVLNKDVTKELHIEAKVTIAACSAVSTPPLLISSGLKNPNIGRNLHLHPCAFAWGYFPENLTGIQGKVYEGGIITSLNRVVSETGAPVPAIIETPXLGPGLFSALCPWTSGANMKERMRKYSRTAHLFTLVRDKGSGEVREEGKIVYNLSEFDKEHMKIGLRQALRILIAAGAEEVGTHRSDGQRMKCQGTKEEDIEEFLNDIVISGGPTSREELWNLYCCAHPMGSCRIGASERDGAVDESGESWEAKGLFVCDGSXMPTAIGVNPMITIESTAYCIAKKIAESLSSKQEDL